From Klebsiella electrica, the proteins below share one genomic window:
- a CDS encoding BMC domain-containing protein, translating to MSGQSLGLIETVGLTAAVEAADAAIKSANVELVGYELTKGGGLVTIKLTGEVGAMNAAVSAGVAAASRVGQVYAWKVIARTAAGIDTLIASSQTCGVLPEPAAPVAECLPAAENGPDARIAVVNVASCAEVASCLAFEESPEVASTESPAAESDPALVQPVGKEAEPQPAPAAQTSPEEKKTARTRAKNPRR from the coding sequence ATGTCCGGGCAGAGCTTAGGCTTAATTGAAACCGTTGGCTTAACGGCGGCGGTAGAGGCCGCCGATGCGGCAATAAAATCGGCGAATGTCGAACTGGTCGGATACGAGCTGACGAAGGGCGGCGGGCTGGTGACCATCAAATTAACCGGTGAGGTTGGCGCCATGAACGCCGCCGTGTCCGCCGGGGTTGCCGCCGCCAGCCGGGTCGGGCAGGTCTACGCCTGGAAAGTGATTGCGCGTACCGCTGCCGGGATCGACACTCTGATTGCCTCATCGCAAACGTGCGGCGTGCTTCCTGAACCAGCAGCGCCTGTCGCCGAATGCCTCCCGGCGGCAGAGAACGGCCCTGATGCGAGGATTGCGGTGGTCAATGTTGCCTCTTGCGCAGAGGTCGCCTCCTGCCTGGCCTTCGAGGAGAGCCCGGAGGTTGCGTCGACAGAATCACCCGCGGCGGAGAGTGACCCGGCGCTGGTTCAGCCGGTGGGTAAAGAGGCTGAACCTCAGCCTGCACCCGCGGCGCAGACGAGCCCGGAGGAGAAAAAAACGGCGCGAACCCGGGCGAAAAACCCCCGGCGCTAA
- a CDS encoding MIP/aquaporin family protein, with amino-acid sequence MSDSRESVTGQCIAEFLGTGLFLFFGTSVLCAAKLAGASFGLWEICIVWGLGIALAVYLTAGISGAHLNPAVTIALWMFARFEAKKVAPYILAQMAGAFCGAALTYLLYHNLFADYEQAHQMVRGSQDSLYLASIFSTYPAASISVWLAALVEIVITSMLIGLIMALTDDGNGVPKGPLAPLLIGLLVAVIGAATAPLTGFAMNPARDFGPKLFTFLNGWGSVAMTGGRELPYFLVPLIAPVIGGILGAAIYRFGIGRNLPAAKAAGETANHPLS; translated from the coding sequence ATGAGTGACTCTCGTGAATCAGTAACCGGACAGTGTATTGCAGAATTTCTGGGGACCGGATTGTTTCTGTTTTTCGGCACCAGCGTACTGTGTGCGGCAAAACTGGCTGGCGCCAGCTTCGGTCTTTGGGAAATCTGCATTGTGTGGGGGCTGGGGATTGCGCTGGCGGTGTACCTGACGGCGGGGATTTCCGGGGCTCATCTTAACCCGGCGGTCACCATCGCGTTATGGATGTTCGCCCGCTTTGAGGCGAAAAAAGTCGCGCCTTATATCCTGGCGCAGATGGCTGGCGCATTTTGCGGCGCCGCCCTGACCTATCTGCTGTACCACAATCTGTTCGCTGATTATGAACAGGCCCACCAGATGGTGCGCGGCAGTCAGGACAGCCTGTATCTGGCCAGCATCTTTTCGACCTATCCGGCGGCCAGCATCAGCGTCTGGCTTGCGGCGCTGGTGGAAATTGTCATTACCTCGATGCTGATTGGCTTGATCATGGCGCTGACCGACGATGGCAACGGCGTGCCGAAAGGGCCGCTGGCACCGCTGCTGATTGGCCTGCTGGTGGCGGTCATCGGTGCGGCGACCGCGCCGCTAACCGGATTTGCCATGAACCCGGCTCGTGATTTTGGCCCAAAACTGTTTACCTTTCTGAACGGCTGGGGCTCCGTTGCCATGACCGGCGGCAGAGAACTCCCCTACTTCCTCGTGCCTTTGATTGCGCCGGTCATCGGCGGGATCCTCGGCGCGGCTATCTATCGCTTCGGTATCGGGCGCAACCTCCCTGCCGCCAAAGCCGCCGGGGAGACGGCGAATCATCCGCTGTCATGA
- a CDS encoding glycyl-radical enzyme activating protein, translating into MNRVEYDTEGVLFNIQRYSLHDGPGIRTIPFFKGCPLACKWCSNPESQRPQPELIYKKSDCIRCGKCVEVCQQRALSPGNPFFIDRERCIQCGQCTAVCPTQALEMKGKRMTVSEVMRELQKEENLFRRSGGGITLSGGEPLAQPEFARELLKACKAKGWHTAMETTGMTRKAVIEEVFPWVDLALTDIKAVNPTIHQLNTGVDNRTILENLIRISFITHVIVRIPVIPGVNDSPEEIRSIAEFARLMSGVDTIHLLPYHTFGENKYTLLGRIYPMGDVGSHSEAKMADLKKLVESMGFHCHIGG; encoded by the coding sequence ATGAACAGAGTCGAATACGATACCGAAGGCGTGTTATTCAATATTCAACGCTACTCCCTGCATGATGGCCCCGGCATCCGCACGATCCCCTTTTTTAAAGGCTGTCCGCTGGCCTGCAAGTGGTGCAGCAACCCGGAATCTCAGCGCCCGCAGCCCGAGTTAATCTATAAAAAAAGCGACTGTATTCGCTGCGGAAAATGCGTGGAGGTCTGTCAACAGCGGGCGCTCTCCCCTGGCAATCCGTTCTTTATCGACCGCGAACGCTGTATTCAGTGCGGCCAATGCACCGCGGTTTGCCCGACCCAGGCGCTGGAAATGAAAGGCAAACGCATGACCGTCAGCGAGGTGATGCGTGAGCTGCAGAAAGAGGAAAACTTATTTCGGCGCTCCGGCGGCGGGATTACCCTCTCCGGCGGTGAACCGCTGGCGCAACCGGAGTTTGCCCGCGAGCTTCTGAAAGCCTGTAAAGCCAAGGGCTGGCATACGGCGATGGAAACGACGGGAATGACCCGCAAAGCGGTGATTGAGGAGGTCTTTCCGTGGGTCGATCTGGCATTGACGGATATAAAAGCCGTGAACCCGACTATTCATCAACTTAATACGGGTGTTGATAACCGTACGATTCTGGAAAACCTGATTCGCATCTCCTTTATCACTCACGTTATTGTGCGCATCCCGGTGATTCCCGGCGTTAACGACAGCCCGGAGGAGATTCGCAGCATTGCTGAATTTGCCCGCCTGATGTCCGGGGTGGACACCATTCATCTCCTGCCTTATCACACCTTTGGCGAAAATAAATATACCCTGCTGGGCCGCATTTATCCCATGGGGGATGTCGGCTCGCACTCCGAAGCCAAAATGGCCGACCTGAAAAAACTCGTTGAATCGATGGGATTTCATTGCCATATCGGCGGCTAA